Within Sorangiineae bacterium MSr11367, the genomic segment CGATGTGTTAAATGTCCGGACGGATGGACGGGGATTTTTCGATGTGACGCGCGAGGTCGCGCGCATCGTGGCCGGGGCGCAGGTGACCAACGGGCTTTGCACGGTGTTCGTACAGCATACGAGCGCGTCGTTGGTCATTCAGGAGAATGCGGACCCGGCGGTGCTCCGTGATCTGGAGACATGGATGTCGCGGCTCGCGCCGGAATCGGCCCGCTACGAGCACGATGACGAGGGCCCGGACGACATGCCGGCCCACCTGCGCGGCGCCATCACGAAGACCAGTGAGTCGATCCCCATCGTCCAGGGGCGCCTTGCATTGGGGACCTGGCAGGCGATCTATCTGTGGGAACACCGCTCCCACGCGCATTCGCGCCGCCTCGTCGTGACCGTGTTGGGCC encodes:
- a CDS encoding secondary thiamine-phosphate synthase enzyme YjbQ, which translates into the protein MKIHHDVLNVRTDGRGFFDVTREVARIVAGAQVTNGLCTVFVQHTSASLVIQENADPAVLRDLETWMSRLAPESARYEHDDEGPDDMPAHLRGAITKTSESIPIVQGRLALGTWQAIYLWEHRSHAHSRRLVVTVLGQ